In Leptotrichia sp. oral taxon 215 str. W9775, a single genomic region encodes these proteins:
- a CDS encoding phosphate ABC transporter ATP-binding protein has translation MNILEIKNINIYYGGKEILKDINIDIKKNEILCIMGPSGCGKSTLLSLINGFLTENGGEYTGDVILKGENIKAMKPIQLRRSISTLFQDSKPFPLSIENNILYPIEFYEGKVKNKKERISSYLKDVNLYNEVKDDLKMSALKLSGGQKQRLCIARMLTTDPDILIFDEPCSSLDMENTLIIEKLIKRLSEKYTVILTTHNEEQAKRIADRTILIGK, from the coding sequence TTGAATATATTAGAAATAAAAAACATTAATATATATTACGGTGGTAAAGAAATTTTAAAAGATATAAATATCGATATTAAAAAAAATGAAATTCTTTGCATAATGGGACCTTCAGGATGTGGAAAATCAACATTATTATCTCTAATTAATGGCTTTCTTACTGAAAATGGTGGGGAATACACTGGAGATGTCATTCTGAAAGGGGAAAATATAAAGGCTATGAAACCGATTCAGCTGAGAAGAAGTATTTCTACATTATTTCAGGATTCAAAACCTTTTCCATTATCCATAGAAAATAATATTTTATATCCGATAGAATTTTACGAAGGAAAAGTAAAAAATAAAAAAGAAAGAATTTCCAGCTATCTGAAAGATGTAAATCTTTATAATGAAGTAAAAGATGATCTTAAAATGTCAGCACTGAAATTGTCAGGCGGTCAGAAACAGAGACTATGTATTGCAAGAATGCTGACAACAGACCCTGATATTCTTATCTTTGATGAGCCATGTTCTTCTCTTGATATGGAAAATACCCTCATTATAGAAAAACTTATAAAAAGGTTGTCTGAAAAATATACGGTAATTCTAACTACACACAATGAAGAACAGGCTAAAAGAATAGCAGACAGGACTATTCTGATTGGAAAATAA
- a CDS encoding phosphate/phosphite/phosphonate ABC transporter substrate-binding protein — translation MSNVKIGAVIYAPKVTVIWGIIADFFKEEGFPVEPVFYKDYVSQIDGLMNGEIDIAWNSPLAWVDAYIRTKGKALDGSMRDTDRDRQTYLVVRKDSGIESIEDLKGKIIGFGAIDSPQARLIPIYNLHEKGLEYGKDYEEKRFDLEVGLQGDHIGGELDSAKAMLSGEVAATWMLDFNYDAWIKDGTLDENQVKILYKTPNFDHCIFSGRPDMDKEKFNQFFEVLHKMDYNNPKHKEMMDMEGLKEWVPGRTEGFNQLLNANRYLNYFKED, via the coding sequence ATGAGTAATGTAAAAATAGGGGCAGTAATTTATGCTCCAAAAGTAACAGTAATATGGGGAATAATTGCAGACTTTTTTAAGGAAGAAGGGTTTCCTGTTGAGCCGGTTTTTTATAAGGATTATGTAAGTCAGATAGATGGATTGATGAATGGGGAAATTGATATTGCGTGGAATTCTCCATTGGCATGGGTTGATGCCTATATCAGAACTAAAGGAAAAGCTCTTGATGGATCAATGCGTGATACTGACAGGGATAGACAGACTTATCTTGTAGTAAGAAAAGATAGCGGAATAGAAAGTATAGAAGATTTAAAAGGGAAAATCATAGGTTTTGGTGCAATAGATTCACCACAGGCCCGTCTAATTCCTATATACAATCTTCATGAAAAAGGTCTTGAGTATGGAAAAGACTATGAAGAAAAAAGATTTGACTTAGAAGTAGGACTTCAGGGAGATCATATAGGTGGAGAACTTGATTCTGCAAAAGCAATGCTTTCAGGAGAAGTTGCAGCTACATGGATGCTTGACTTCAACTATGATGCATGGATAAAAGATGGTACACTTGATGAAAATCAGGTGAAAATACTGTATAAGACACCAAATTTTGATCATTGCATATTTTCAGGAAGACCTGACATGGATAAGGAGAAATTTAATCAATTCTTTGAAGTGCTTCATAAAATGGATTATAACAATCCTAAACATAAAGAAATGATGGATATGGAAGGGCTTAAAGAATGGGTTCCGGGAAGAACGGAAGGATTTAATCAGCTTCTGAATGCAAATAGATATTTAAATTATTTTAAGGAAGATTAG
- a CDS encoding DUF819 domain-containing protein, with translation MNSLISADNTWALWCILAVCSAAAIYLEQKYDWASKVTGCILALSFVMILSNFNIIPTEAPVYDHVWGYIVPLAIPMLLFNADIKKIGRESGRMVLIFLLSSFGTVIGGFIAYYIMRGVIPQLNDIVPMFTGTYTGGAVNFVAMSTLYKVPGKTVSVALVADNLLMALYFFVLIALPTLNIIKKKFTHPYIDKLENLTEEDKSKNETLVAKYWGAKEISLKDIAITVALSLVIVTISDTLSKLLSSTFSGKGLVDAILGGLLGNKYLLMTTLTIIVASAFPKQIGSIRGSQEIGTFLIYLFFAVIGAPASIGLILKESPLLFVFAFIIILVNLIFSLVLGKMFKFSIEEIIIASNANVGGPTSAAAMAVSKGWTELIVPALLIGTLGYVIGNYYGIFTGWMLH, from the coding sequence ATGAACAGCTTAATAAGTGCAGATAATACATGGGCTTTATGGTGTATTTTGGCAGTTTGTTCTGCAGCTGCAATATATTTGGAACAAAAATATGATTGGGCAAGTAAAGTTACAGGATGCATTTTAGCATTATCATTTGTAATGATTTTATCAAATTTCAATATAATACCGACAGAAGCACCTGTTTACGATCATGTATGGGGATATATAGTTCCACTTGCTATTCCTATGCTGCTGTTTAATGCAGACATTAAAAAAATAGGAAGAGAATCAGGACGTATGGTTCTTATATTCCTTCTAAGCAGTTTTGGAACAGTTATAGGTGGTTTTATTGCTTATTATATTATGAGAGGAGTTATTCCTCAGTTAAATGATATAGTACCTATGTTTACAGGAACATATACAGGAGGAGCTGTTAATTTTGTGGCAATGTCTACTTTATATAAAGTACCTGGGAAAACAGTGTCTGTAGCACTAGTTGCAGATAATCTTCTAATGGCACTTTATTTTTTTGTACTGATAGCTTTACCAACGTTAAATATTATAAAGAAAAAATTTACACACCCTTATATAGATAAATTGGAAAATCTTACAGAAGAAGATAAAAGTAAAAATGAAACATTAGTAGCTAAATACTGGGGAGCAAAAGAAATTTCATTAAAGGATATAGCAATAACAGTAGCTTTATCATTAGTTATAGTAACTATTTCTGATACATTATCTAAATTACTGTCTTCTACATTCTCAGGGAAAGGACTGGTAGATGCTATTTTAGGAGGATTATTAGGAAATAAATATCTTTTAATGACAACATTGACGATAATAGTAGCTTCGGCGTTCCCGAAACAGATAGGTTCAATAAGAGGAAGTCAGGAAATAGGAACATTCCTTATTTATCTGTTCTTTGCAGTAATAGGAGCACCTGCTTCAATTGGTTTAATTCTTAAGGAATCTCCGTTGCTGTTTGTATTTGCCTTCATTATAATTCTTGTTAACCTGATATTCTCACTGGTACTTGGAAAAATGTTTAAATTCAGTATTGAAGAAATAATTATTGCATCAAATGCCAATGTGGGAGGACCAACTTCAGCGGCAGCAATGGCAGTTTCAAAAGGTTGGACAGAACTAATAGTACCTGCACTTTTAATAGGAACATTAGGATATGTCATTGGTAACTATTATGGTATCTTTACAGGATGGATGTTACACTAG
- a CDS encoding aminoacyl-histidine dipeptidase — MLENFEPKDVFYWFEELSKIPRCSRQEKKVSDFLVDFAKKRNLEVYQDHENNVIIKKPATPGYESKPTIIMQGHMDMVCEKVKGSSHNFCEDPLKLQVKDGWISAEGTTLGGDDGIAVAYALAFLDGNYPHPNLEVLITTQEELGMEGALAVTGEHLTGKYLFNIDGEVENELLVGCAGGVTITSVKELKTVEPTLKDAYKIEIEELTGGHSGQEIHKSRANSIKIAAQLLDKISGKVELISLTGGSKHNAVPTTAVIELFADNEAIEELKNKAEELKKNYKISDPNMKIVFTSIDSGEKVWTCETLKAVVETLIAVPDGVCYMDPVLDGLVETSLSNGVLEQKDGKLYLTTLLRSSNKARETEVKRRFELIVTSNGFEISDNGGYPGWQYDPDSALRVKAIEVYKKQFGKEPSVKTMHCGLECGILKIPLPNTDMITFGPDMQAIHTVNERLNIESVGRIWEFLKTLVISLD, encoded by the coding sequence ATGTTAGAAAATTTTGAACCAAAAGATGTATTTTACTGGTTTGAGGAATTATCTAAAATTCCCCGTTGTTCAAGACAGGAAAAGAAAGTAAGTGATTTTCTGGTAGATTTTGCTAAAAAAAGAAATCTTGAAGTTTACCAGGACCATGAAAATAACGTAATTATAAAGAAACCTGCAACTCCGGGATACGAATCAAAGCCTACAATTATTATGCAGGGACACATGGATATGGTTTGTGAGAAAGTAAAGGGTTCAAGTCATAATTTCTGTGAAGATCCTTTAAAACTGCAGGTAAAAGACGGATGGATAAGTGCAGAAGGAACTACTCTTGGAGGAGATGACGGAATAGCTGTGGCTTATGCTCTGGCTTTTCTTGACGGAAACTATCCACATCCTAATCTTGAGGTGTTAATTACAACTCAGGAAGAACTTGGAATGGAAGGTGCTCTTGCAGTGACAGGAGAACATTTAACTGGAAAATATCTTTTTAACATAGATGGAGAAGTTGAAAATGAACTTCTTGTAGGATGTGCCGGAGGAGTAACGATTACTTCAGTAAAGGAACTTAAAACTGTAGAGCCTACTTTGAAGGATGCCTATAAGATTGAGATTGAAGAACTGACAGGAGGACATTCCGGGCAGGAAATACATAAATCACGTGCAAATTCAATAAAAATTGCTGCACAGTTACTGGATAAAATTTCAGGGAAGGTGGAACTTATTTCGCTGACTGGAGGATCAAAACATAATGCAGTTCCTACAACAGCAGTTATTGAACTGTTTGCAGATAATGAAGCTATTGAGGAGCTGAAAAATAAAGCGGAAGAACTTAAGAAAAATTATAAAATTTCCGATCCTAATATGAAAATTGTGTTCACTTCAATCGATTCAGGAGAAAAAGTATGGACATGTGAAACTTTGAAGGCAGTTGTTGAAACATTGATAGCTGTGCCAGACGGAGTATGCTATATGGATCCTGTACTGGATGGACTTGTTGAAACAAGTCTTTCTAACGGTGTGCTGGAACAGAAAGATGGTAAACTATATCTGACAACATTATTGCGTTCTTCAAATAAGGCAAGGGAAACTGAAGTTAAAAGACGTTTTGAACTGATTGTAACTTCAAATGGATTTGAAATATCAGATAACGGAGGATATCCGGGGTGGCAATATGATCCTGATTCTGCATTGCGTGTGAAGGCAATAGAAGTGTATAAGAAACAGTTCGGGAAAGAGCCAAGTGTAAAAACAATGCATTGTGGACTGGAATGCGGTATATTGAAAATACCTTTACCAAATACAGATATGATTACATTTGGTCCGGATATGCAGGCAATTCATACTGTAAATGAACGTCTGAATATAGAGTCTGTAGGAAGAATATGGGAATTTCTGAAAACATTGGTGATTTCACTTGATTAA
- a CDS encoding PstA family ABC transporter permease yields MKIKDFIIKIWIYLSTVTVFFIIFSIIYFVISKGIREINLSFLTENPKGMPLGSEGGIKNAIMGSVFLMVLAIFFSIILGTGCAIYNTVYCNSKKINMAIRLVIQCISSVPSIIIGLFVYGFFIVMLNVPRSMLTAGISLGIMVFPFVEIRIEKSIMNIDKKIIRESFSLGVGKDYMCKKLVLPIIRKEIISTGILAGSYAMGATAPLLLTGAVFIGGSSNKLLRPVMALPFHLHMLLGQTALYEKAYATAFVLICILIIMHILSEVIMLGTGGMLVEYIRNKKH; encoded by the coding sequence TTGAAAATTAAGGATTTTATTATAAAAATATGGATTTATCTGTCGACAGTTACTGTCTTTTTTATTATTTTCAGTATAATTTATTTTGTAATATCCAAAGGAATCAGGGAAATAAATCTTTCTTTTCTGACAGAAAATCCTAAAGGAATGCCCCTTGGAAGTGAAGGCGGTATAAAAAATGCCATTATGGGATCTGTTTTTTTAATGGTTCTGGCTATTTTCTTTTCCATTATACTTGGAACAGGCTGTGCCATTTACAACACTGTCTACTGTAATTCAAAAAAGATTAATATGGCAATCAGACTTGTAATACAGTGTATTTCTTCTGTTCCTTCCATAATTATAGGCTTATTTGTATACGGTTTTTTCATAGTGATGCTAAATGTTCCAAGAAGTATGCTGACTGCAGGAATTTCACTTGGAATTATGGTTTTTCCATTTGTGGAAATAAGGATTGAAAAAAGTATCATGAATATAGACAAAAAAATCATAAGGGAGAGTTTTTCTCTGGGAGTTGGAAAAGACTACATGTGTAAAAAACTTGTATTACCAATAATCAGAAAGGAAATAATATCTACAGGTATACTTGCAGGAAGTTATGCAATGGGGGCAACAGCACCGTTACTTCTGACAGGTGCTGTTTTCATAGGTGGTTCATCAAATAAACTACTAAGACCTGTCATGGCATTACCTTTTCATCTGCATATGCTTTTAGGACAGACAGCACTGTATGAAAAAGCTTATGCCACTGCTTTTGTGCTGATTTGCATTCTCATAATTATGCATATTCTATCAGAAGTTATAATGCTTGGAACGGGAGGAATGTTAGTTGAATATATTAGAAATAAAAAACATTAA
- a CDS encoding phosphate ABC transporter substrate-binding protein, giving the protein MKKTFTFLMAIIFLTIIASCGNKDAKGGESAGAKSDVNTQISFSGSSTLAPVISKISTTFIEKYETWDKVDPSLPAENITIYVSSGGSGAGVKAVLDNVANFGMLARGIKDSEKEKVKDLKAFTLGLDALTISVNPENPFIKLKGGNITKDEIIKIFSGEYKKWSDLDKSLPNEDIVVVTRDLSGGAHEVFQKNVMKDVNVRQDAIQAPTMGALVAKIIENKNAIGYASFGITNQNKGKLIPLKVDNIEPSEENILNKSYYISRPLIIMKSGELTKTEKIFVDLLKSEEGKKVIKDMGFIPVSE; this is encoded by the coding sequence ATGAAAAAAACATTCACATTTTTAATGGCAATAATTTTTCTGACAATTATTGCAAGCTGTGGAAACAAAGATGCAAAAGGCGGAGAATCAGCAGGAGCAAAATCTGACGTTAATACACAGATAAGCTTCAGCGGGTCATCAACATTGGCTCCGGTAATAAGTAAAATCTCAACTACATTTATTGAAAAGTATGAAACATGGGATAAGGTAGATCCTTCTCTTCCGGCTGAAAATATTACAATATATGTTTCATCAGGTGGATCAGGAGCAGGAGTAAAGGCTGTTCTTGACAATGTAGCAAACTTTGGAATGCTTGCACGTGGAATAAAAGATAGCGAAAAAGAAAAAGTTAAAGATTTGAAGGCATTTACATTGGGACTTGATGCACTAACTATTTCAGTAAATCCTGAAAATCCATTTATTAAATTAAAAGGTGGAAATATTACAAAAGATGAAATTATAAAAATATTCTCTGGAGAATACAAAAAATGGAGCGATTTGGATAAATCCCTTCCTAACGAAGATATCGTAGTAGTAACACGTGATCTTAGTGGTGGAGCTCATGAAGTTTTCCAGAAAAACGTAATGAAGGATGTAAACGTTAGACAGGATGCTATTCAGGCACCTACAATGGGAGCCCTTGTTGCAAAAATTATTGAAAATAAAAATGCTATTGGATATGCTTCTTTCGGAATAACAAATCAGAATAAAGGAAAACTTATTCCTCTGAAAGTGGATAATATCGAACCAAGCGAAGAAAATATCCTAAATAAATCTTACTATATTTCAAGACCTTTAATAATAATGAAAAGCGGAGAATTGACAAAAACTGAAAAAATATTTGTTGACCTGCTTAAATCTGAAGAAGGTAAAAAAGTTATAAAAGACATGGGATTCATTCCTGTATCAGAATAA
- a CDS encoding sodium:alanine symporter family protein has protein sequence MGLVDIINNLNNFLTSNILMWGLLGAGAFLSIILGFPQIAKMPRAFGMVFGDLFKKKDSQEGSMSSFQALATAVAAQVGTGNVAGVATAITAGGPGAVFWMWVSAFLGMGTIFTEACLAQKYRRRVNGELVGGPAYYISEGLKKTGGLAKGLAGFFAVTIILALGFMGNAVQSNSIAAGIKGISGLEGINPGIVGVVVAILAALIFMGGMGRIAKFAELVVPIMAAVYILGSIVILIIFHKEVIPTIGWIFESAFTGNAVAGGIAGSVVKVAVQKGVARGLFSNEAGMGSTPHAHAVAHVKHPAEQGLTAMVGVFIDTILVCTATALSILVTGAYKVQGANGKYLVGAQLTQGAFKLSFGEFGAILLAVCLAFFAFTTIIGWYYFGESNIKYLFGTKALLPYRIIVIICIIVGSLQEVELVWSLADIFNSLMVIPNLIAIVWLSFEVKNLLQDYNKKFAEGNVHYDYKEE, from the coding sequence ATGGGTTTAGTAGATATTATAAATAATCTGAATAATTTTCTTACAAGTAATATTCTTATGTGGGGATTACTTGGAGCAGGGGCTTTCTTAAGTATTATTTTGGGATTTCCTCAGATAGCTAAGATGCCAAGAGCATTTGGAATGGTATTTGGAGATTTATTTAAGAAGAAAGATTCTCAGGAAGGATCAATGTCATCATTTCAGGCACTTGCAACAGCAGTTGCAGCACAAGTTGGTACTGGTAACGTGGCAGGGGTTGCAACAGCAATAACTGCAGGAGGACCAGGAGCTGTATTCTGGATGTGGGTTTCTGCATTTTTAGGTATGGGAACAATTTTCACAGAAGCATGTCTTGCACAAAAATATAGAAGAAGAGTAAACGGAGAATTAGTAGGAGGACCTGCTTACTATATTTCTGAAGGTTTGAAAAAAACAGGTGGACTTGCTAAAGGATTAGCAGGATTCTTTGCAGTTACTATTATCCTTGCATTAGGATTTATGGGAAATGCCGTTCAATCAAACTCAATTGCTGCAGGAATTAAAGGTATAAGTGGTTTAGAAGGTATCAACCCTGGTATAGTTGGTGTTGTTGTTGCAATATTGGCAGCTTTAATATTTATGGGAGGAATGGGAAGAATAGCAAAATTTGCTGAACTCGTAGTTCCTATCATGGCAGCAGTTTATATATTAGGAAGTATTGTTATATTAATTATATTCCATAAAGAAGTAATTCCTACAATTGGATGGATATTTGAAAGTGCATTTACAGGAAATGCAGTAGCAGGAGGTATTGCAGGATCTGTAGTTAAAGTGGCAGTGCAAAAAGGGGTTGCAAGAGGACTGTTCTCAAATGAAGCAGGAATGGGTTCAACTCCACACGCACACGCAGTTGCACACGTAAAACACCCGGCAGAACAAGGATTAACTGCAATGGTTGGAGTATTTATAGACACTATATTAGTATGTACTGCAACAGCATTATCTATTTTAGTAACTGGTGCATATAAAGTACAAGGTGCAAATGGTAAATATCTTGTAGGAGCTCAGCTTACACAAGGTGCATTTAAACTTTCTTTTGGTGAATTTGGAGCAATTTTGCTGGCTGTATGTCTTGCATTCTTTGCCTTCACTACTATAATAGGATGGTACTACTTTGGAGAATCAAATATTAAATATTTATTTGGAACAAAAGCCTTACTACCTTACAGAATAATAGTAATTATCTGTATAATAGTAGGATCATTACAAGAAGTTGAATTAGTATGGTCATTAGCAGATATCTTTAACAGTTTAATGGTTATACCGAACTTGATTGCCATCGTATGGCTATCATTTGAAGTTAAAAATCTTCTTCAAGATTACAATAAGAAATTTGCAGAAGGTAATGTTCATTACGACTATAAGGAAGAATAA
- a CDS encoding N-acetyltransferase, whose amino-acid sequence MIKLISVNNDRLKQEVLDIYIGNDYYFNKILNIPQSITNVEQDITNIPDGVQKSQKNYRIVSFNDEILGTVDYITGYPERNTVFIGLFIIKNNKHGQGFGRKVFNYLEDLFKREGFLKIRLGVITDNEIGFSFWKKQNFKEIERKVLKFGNSEKEVIVMEKKI is encoded by the coding sequence TTGATTAAATTAATATCTGTAAATAATGACAGATTGAAACAGGAAGTACTGGATATTTATATTGGTAATGACTATTATTTTAATAAAATATTGAATATTCCTCAAAGTATAACCAATGTTGAACAGGATATTACAAATATCCCTGATGGAGTTCAAAAAAGTCAGAAAAATTACAGAATAGTTTCTTTTAATGATGAAATTTTGGGTACAGTTGATTATATAACTGGTTATCCTGAAAGAAATACTGTTTTTATAGGTCTTTTTATAATTAAAAATAACAAACATGGACAAGGTTTTGGTAGAAAAGTATTTAATTACTTAGAGGATTTGTTTAAAAGGGAGGGATTTTTAAAAATAAGACTGGGAGTAATTACTGATAATGAAATAGGATTTTCTTTTTGGAAAAAACAAAATTTTAAAGAAATTGAAAGAAAAGTTTTGAAGTTTGGAAATTCTGAAAAAGAAGTCATTGTTATGGAAAAGAAAATATAA
- a CDS encoding GNAT family N-acetyltransferase: MRIETQRCLIRNFNESDVYTLYCILSSPKVMEYIEPPFTEEKTKLFIENNGLIPSPLVYALEYRNNNKLIGHVIFHEYDSKRYEIGWIISEEYWNQGIADEITKSLIDFARKKLIHSLIIECDSRQNKTIKLAVRNGFKLISDKDLCIYELVL, translated from the coding sequence ATGAGAATAGAAACTCAAAGATGCCTTATTAGAAATTTCAATGAAAGTGATGTTTACACATTGTATTGTATTCTAAGCAGTCCAAAAGTAATGGAATATATTGAACCACCATTTACAGAGGAGAAGACAAAGCTTTTTATAGAAAATAATGGATTGATTCCTTCGCCCTTAGTGTATGCATTGGAATACAGAAATAATAATAAATTAATTGGTCATGTTATTTTTCACGAATATGACAGTAAAAGATATGAAATTGGGTGGATAATAAGTGAGGAATATTGGAATCAGGGGATAGCTGATGAAATTACTAAATCACTTATAGATTTTGCAAGAAAGAAATTGATTCATTCACTAATTATTGAATGTGATTCAAGACAGAATAAGACAATTAAACTGGCAGTTCGAAATGGTTTTAAATTGATAAGTGATAAAGACCTTTGTATTTACGAGCTGGTTTTGTGA
- a CDS encoding acyl-CoA dehydrogenase family protein: MSNYYNEASEFAKNHILPYSKEIDEKQEFPVKSFEKMGKAGYFKVMIPKEYGGQGGTLEDHAAICRAFSKECATAALCYMMHNVAVMTILVNGSEELKSRIFKDVVENNKFLALAYSELGTGTHFYISDIKTEVSDSTVKFNGLKSMVTSATHASYYLVLAPSQKEGAVDNWVFPLESEGLNFKTNTWHGLGMRGNVSCQMELNDVVLDKSYRIGEEGTGVDQVFNVVAPYFVTGLAAVYTGVCQAILAEAVEHSTNRKYPTGKSLSEIETVQIHLAKIYSQTNAAILSTEEAARAAVEGKEDALAKILAARIFASEAAIELARIGMRIGGGKAYNKAGNMERLLRDSYAGQIMAPSVDVLTIWLGRAITGQPLV, from the coding sequence ATGTCAAACTATTACAATGAAGCAAGTGAATTTGCAAAAAACCACATTTTACCTTACAGTAAGGAAATCGATGAAAAACAGGAATTTCCTGTAAAATCATTTGAAAAAATGGGAAAAGCAGGATATTTTAAAGTGATGATACCTAAAGAATATGGAGGTCAAGGTGGAACACTGGAAGATCATGCGGCGATTTGCCGTGCTTTCTCAAAAGAATGTGCTACTGCAGCTCTTTGCTATATGATGCATAATGTGGCAGTTATGACTATTTTAGTAAATGGAAGTGAAGAATTAAAAAGCAGAATATTTAAAGATGTTGTAGAAAATAATAAATTTTTAGCACTGGCATACAGTGAACTTGGAACAGGAACACATTTTTATATTTCAGATATAAAAACAGAAGTTAGTGACAGCACAGTAAAATTCAATGGTCTGAAAAGCATGGTAACTTCAGCGACTCACGCTTCTTATTATCTAGTTCTTGCACCATCTCAAAAAGAAGGAGCTGTTGATAACTGGGTTTTCCCATTGGAATCAGAAGGATTAAATTTCAAAACTAATACATGGCATGGACTTGGAATGCGTGGAAATGTTTCATGTCAAATGGAACTTAACGATGTAGTGCTTGACAAAAGTTACCGTATAGGTGAAGAAGGAACAGGAGTGGATCAGGTATTTAATGTTGTGGCACCTTATTTTGTTACAGGACTTGCCGCTGTTTATACAGGTGTATGTCAGGCTATACTGGCAGAAGCTGTGGAACATTCAACAAATAGAAAATACCCTACCGGTAAATCATTAAGTGAAATAGAGACAGTTCAAATACATCTGGCAAAAATTTATAGTCAGACAAATGCTGCAATCTTATCAACAGAAGAAGCTGCAAGAGCTGCAGTAGAAGGTAAGGAAGATGCATTGGCAAAAATACTTGCTGCAAGAATATTTGCAAGTGAAGCTGCGATTGAACTTGCACGTATTGGAATGAGAATAGGTGGAGGAAAAGCCTATAACAAAGCAGGAAATATGGAAAGACTGCTTCGTGATTCATACGCAGGACAAATAATGGCTCCAAGTGTTGATGTTCTTACAATTTGGCTTGGAAGAGCGATAACAGGACAACCTCTTGTATAG
- the pstC gene encoding phosphate ABC transporter permease subunit PstC, whose amino-acid sequence MKNIFRYSIYLLTVLSMLILITMLMYLFTEAYPFFKGQKLSDFILGNTWRASEPHQSFQIFNILYAGFYISILACLISFPVSYGISMFICFYSKNAVKRIIIWTVNILSGIPSIVYGFFGMIVILKLLENSFSLSTGESVLAGSLILSIMIIPFFVGSCIERIETVKGKFEKDSDALGVTKEYFIRKVVFSETKFSIVTAFLLAFARATGETMAVMMVIGNSPQFPHILTKAETVPALIALEIGMSEVGSRHYSALFASAFILLIAVLIINIIFFILNGIRRAYIEN is encoded by the coding sequence GTGAAAAATATTTTCAGATATTCAATATATCTGCTCACAGTATTATCCATGCTTATATTAATAACAATGCTGATGTATTTATTTACAGAAGCCTACCCATTTTTCAAGGGACAGAAGTTAAGTGACTTTATTCTGGGAAATACATGGAGGGCAAGTGAACCTCATCAGAGCTTTCAAATATTTAATATTCTATATGCAGGATTTTATATTTCAATTTTAGCATGCTTAATATCATTTCCTGTTTCATATGGAATTTCAATGTTTATATGCTTTTATTCTAAAAATGCAGTAAAAAGAATAATTATATGGACGGTAAATATCCTTTCGGGGATACCGTCCATAGTATATGGTTTTTTTGGAATGATAGTCATACTGAAACTTCTGGAAAATTCATTTTCCTTATCCACAGGAGAATCAGTTTTAGCAGGGAGCCTTATTTTGTCAATAATGATAATCCCTTTTTTTGTTGGGAGCTGTATTGAAAGAATAGAAACAGTTAAGGGAAAATTTGAAAAGGATTCTGATGCCCTGGGTGTCACAAAGGAATATTTTATAAGGAAAGTTGTTTTCAGTGAAACAAAATTTTCAATAGTTACAGCCTTTCTTCTGGCTTTTGCAAGGGCAACAGGGGAAACAATGGCAGTTATGATGGTCATAGGTAATTCCCCTCAATTTCCTCATATACTTACAAAGGCTGAAACTGTTCCTGCCCTGATAGCTCTGGAAATTGGAATGAGCGAAGTAGGAAGCAGACATTATTCTGCACTATTTGCATCAGCTTTTATTCTGCTCATTGCAGTACTGATTATTAACATAATATTTTTTATTTTAAATGGAATAAGGAGAGCATATATTGAAAATTAA